The genomic DNA CAGTGAGAAGCGCCGCGTCTCCCTCACCCTGCATCGCTCTCCAGTCGCGTCACTTATCTGTCTGTACCGTGCACAAGGCCGATGAAGAAGTGGTTGCAAAATCCCCGCCGAAGGGGACGTGGGTACACGGTGATACCGTGCAATATaccacgtgcacgtgcacgtaaACATGATTACACTACTGCCTCTTATGCTTTACGATCCCACCGTACGACACGGGCTCCTGTGTATGCACGATACTGTCGGACCTCTCTCACTATGTTTGAATGTTAGATTATGATATTAGGAACTGCGTCTACTAATGTAAATAACTGTTTgggtgtgtatttgtatttattctcaCAATGTGCGCGTGTATGATGTTTATCTTGAATGAATCAACGAGGATCAATAAATAATGGTTACGACACAGTGAATGTTTAGGGTAACATGTGTGTGGCACAGTGAGCACGGATCTCCGGCTGATTCATTATGAGGATGGGGTATTCGCGCTGAGGGTTAGAGCCGGGTCAGTCCATCCTCGGTGCTTATCAGTCCAATCTGGGTGACAGGTCAGCGAGACATCTCCCCTGGTGGATCGTCAGATTGTGAAATGCTGGGCTATGACAGCTGTATGGGTCAGTGGCGGGTAAGCATCACATCCACGCCGCCATCATCAACGCTCACATTGTGCTCCTCTCGGTCAAAGGCCCTCGCCGCATTTTTCTGCCTTTTCCATCCTCAAGTCATAGAGGGTGGGAGGCgggggttagggggggggggaccacccAGGCACTGTGCCCAGGTGGAATGCACCAATCCTGGGGAGGAAGGCTGAGAAAAcccagggtgggtgggggggggggggggggggggggctccagaCAACGGAGGGGCTGAAAGCTGTTTCAGGGGAGAATGCCCAGGGTGACACAAAGATATGAAGCCCCCACTGTATGGAGTGCCTCCTTGCCCCAGGCATGAACCCTCTCCTGGACCCATCTCATATTTCCCACTATGAAATCAGACCTTGCAGAGCAGAGAGCGCAAGTCAATGGTCAGGAACAATCTAACTGTCTGTCACCGCGGTATGCTCCTGCCAACCAGAGCCAAAGAAGTGTGCAGCAGAGTATActaagtgtgtgtttctttgagtCTGCCTTTGTATCTGTGTCTGTATCTGCTCTAAGTGTCTGGCCTGTGCGTGTGTCGATGTGCGCACGTGTCAGGGGGAACAACACTCTTTGTTGTTGGGACTAAAGTATCATAATGTGGTTCCTTGTGTATCTTTAGAGGCAGATGAAGGGAGAGAAGGCAGACTTACATATCAGGGAAGGAAGCCAAGGTGGTCACCTGCAGggctttctttccctcttcttGTGCGCGAGTCTGTGCACAGTTGGCACGACGCAAATATGGTTGCCAGCAGCAGTGGGTGGGatgagaaaaataatcaaaCCGTGATCATACGGTCACAGCAGGTAGCAATAACCTCATTATTATTCTGATGGTAGCCAAACAGTTTCCTGTCGACAGTGTGGTTATTTATTGCACCCTTCATGCCAACCACGGGCCACAAACCCTCTGTCTTTTAACCGCTATAATTGGCTTCACGCTGCTGCAGCGCCAAGACAGATGCACACGCTTTGCTGAAGATACTCCATTGGCCACTGCCAGCACAAGTCTGGGGGTCTACTATTGGCACAAATACACAGGGAATATTCCATACATTAGATACAGCCATACAATAGAAATTACATACTTAAACAGACAATGGACCTGTATTAGTAAGTATAAATCAGCCCTAATGTGAACCATGTTTTGTATCACCATGTGAGGCAATTTAATTCAGAACACTGTAATTAATGTGGCTAAATGTGGGATCAGTGCCCAGTGTGACACATGGCACTGAGACTGATAATATATCACCTCATTACCACTCAGTGACGGGAGCTTTCTGGTCACTAAATATGCTGAACCGACACTTTGTGGCAGTTTGGTAATCCCAAAGTATTGGTTCTTATTGAGGAGGGCAAAGGTGGGCACCAGCAACACAGGGGTCACCGCAATACTGTCCCAAATTACACTGGACACGGTCAACAAAGAATGCCAAAACCTGATCACATGCCTGATGTACGGCTAATAAAATAAGTCAGATTCAGGACgtttctatttgtttattaaaaatcaaGCAATATAcaagcacattttattttatgtcttTTAAAACTGAAAATGGGAagatttttcaagcaaaaatgttAAATTTAAAATCACAGTTAAGGTATGGTACCATTATCATACAATAACTACCAGGATTAATATTGTAACAGCCAGCAATAGGCGGCAATATTTCAAaagtatttattgaaaaaaataaaataaaaatcaagtcTCAAAATCAAATGCTGgattctctctgtctccccacGCAGGTGCAtcagacatgtttgtttttcctgcaaAGATCAGAAGCAAGGATCAGGGATACGCTGTGAGTGCTGCCGCATGACGTATGTGTGAAACTGCACAGCAGCACCTCGGTGGTTCTCACCTCTTCTCTTAAATCGCATTATAATCAAAGCCAGTCCAAGGAGGACAAGCGGCACGGCGACCAAGGCTCCGATACCCACAGACAGCAGCAATGCCGCCCTCTGCACTAGAATGCCTTGCACAAGAACACATGAGGATCACAGTCAATACAAGGTTTTTACAACTTTATGTTGTTATATCTTCATGTTGCATGATCCATGATCCACAGATTATTCATCACAattccaccactttggtccgaCTGCAACAAGAATTAGATGGATTACCTTGAAAGTTTGCACAGACAATTCATGGTCACCAGAGGATGGATTCTAGATTCTTAGTGACTTTCTCTCTAGCGCCACCGGCAGGTCAACGTTTTCACTCATCCAGTAAAATATTTCATCATCTACCTGAAGACCTGAACTCCTCCTCTAGCGCCACACATTCATGTCAAAAGTCATACAGTCAAACTAATGagattcccatcagcctcaggtgtagtttttattttatattatttagatTTAAAAGCATTGCTTTATATCGGCATGTTGGCATTGCCATGTGTTCGTGTGATCACGCAGACAAACATCGATGTACCTGTGCAGTTAGGCCGGCTGTCGTTCCAAAAcccggaggaggagcagagcagcacCTCTGTGCCATTCAGGGAGAACCCCTCTTCACAGGAGAAGAGACACTGGGACCTGAAGCTGAAGTTCCCCAAAGGATGGGAGCAGTTCATCGACAGTGATAGAGGCAAGGCCCGAATGGCTTCACACTGGACAGCTGGCATGTGGAAAGGACAGAAATTGTAACGACTGACATTGGATCAGCCGTTTGAACACCAGCATGACAAAGGGAAGTTGAAGGTACTGCGAGCTCTCACGTTGGCATGTGGGTAGATCTTGACTCCAGTGACCGGAGTTGTTGCACGTCAGAGTTGGTGTTCCTCTCCGCCGGAAGCCCTCATTACATTCAAAGTCACAGTGGGAGTCATAGCTGAAAGAGGCGTATGGATGACTGCAATTTATCCTCCCATGTTGTGGAGCTTTGGCCAGTAGAGGGCATGGCTGCGCTGTAGATTACAACAAAATATGACCATCAGCTTTTGGACCAAATAATCCTCATCTTCTGGGTATTCCCTTCAAGGCCTAATTATTCATTCAGGACCACGTTAATGACACAGCTGGTGTGTTGTGATATAAATGAATGTATGGACAGATGTAAACCCACATTCCAAATCACAAGTGTGCAGTAATGTGCACACAGCAGGAGGGAATACATGCCAAGTGCATctccaatataatatataatgatttATTACCCAGACAGTGGGGTATTCCTCTGCTCCACATGCCCACGGAGGTGCACTCTGTGTCAGCCGTCCCATTCATGAGAAAACCCTCCTCACAAGCTGACGTGCACCGTGAACCAAAGCTGAACTCTCCATGAGGATCAGAGCAGCCTAAGGAGCCGTGAGAGGGAGAGCTCACAGCGGGACATCTTTTAGCTGCAGGGcaacaaggagaaggagaaccaaATATATTGAAGAGCTTCACATGGTAAAGACGTACGGTCAAGCCATCTAAACCATTCAATTAAGAGCTCCTCTGTTGTTTGTGAAAAACAGATCATTATAGAGGTTTATGCACGTCTTTctgttgttattttctttacCCAAGCAATGTGGGATGTGTGCGCTCCACGTGCCCAGCGAGGTGCACTCTGTGTCAGCCGTCCCATTCATGAGAAAACCCTCCTCACAAGCTGACGTGCACCGTGAACCAAAGCTGAACTCTCCATGAGGATCAGAGCAGCCTAAGGAGCCGTGAGAGGAAGGGCTCAGGGTCGGACATGTCTTCGCTGGAAAGGGGGGAGAcaacaatatacatttttcaGAAATAAAGATCATGAGACTGAGATTCtatttaattgtttaatgttttttaccCAGGCAATGTGGTAAGTCTGCGCTCCACGTGCCCAGCGAGGTGCACTCTGTGTCAGCCGTCCCATTCATGAGAAAACCCTCCTCACAAGCTGACGTGCACCGTGAACCAAAGCTGAACTCTCCATGAGGATCAGAGCAGCCTAAGGAGCCGTGAGAGGGAGAGCTCACAGCGGGACATCTTTTAGCTGCAGGGcaacaaggagaaggagaaccaaATATATTGAAGAGCTTCACATGGTAAAGACGTACGGTCAAGCCATCTAAACCATTCAATTAAGAGCTCCTCTGTTGTTTGTGAAAAACAGATCATTATAGAGGTTTATGCACGTCTTTctgttgttattttctttacCCAAGCAATGTGGGATGTGTGCGCTCCACGTGCCCAGCGAGGTGCACTCTGTGTCAGCCGTCCCATTCATGAGAAAACCCTCCTCACAAGCTGACGTGCACCGTGAACCAAAGCTGAACTCTCCATGAGGATCAGAGCAGCCTAAGGAGCCGTGAGAGGAAGAGCTCAGGGTCGGACATGTCTTCGCTGGAAAGGGGGGAGAcaacaatatacatttttcaGAAATAAAGATCATGAGACTGAGATTCtatttaattgtttaatgttttttaccCAGGCAATGTGGTAAGTCTGCGCTCCACGTGCCCAGGGAGGTGCACTCAGGGCCGGCTGTCCCATTCGGTAGAAAGCCCTCGTCACAGGCTGCCGTGCACACAGAACCAAAACTGAAGGAACCATTTGGGTCAGAACAGTTTAGGGAGCCATGAGGAGGATCTATTGGGTCACACCGCTTAGCTTGAAGGAATCcagagacaggggagagactattacacacacacaacaagtaatacattaaataaatgaatacacgGCTGAATTAAAGGAGCAATGACAACAGGCTTCATCATCTGTGGCCATACCCaggcaaacaggaagtgcacaaCTCCAGTTGCCCTGTGAAGAACATGTCGTCACGTTTGTGCCAATCAGATCAAATCCTTCTTCACATTGCCAAGTGCATATTGAGCCATAGCTGTACTTTCCTAAAGGGTCATGGCATTGCATGGAGGCATGAGGTGGAGCCTTCAAACTGCTGCACTGcaccactgaagaagaagaagaagaagaagaagaagaagaagaagaagaagaagaagaagaagaagaagaagaagaagaaacaccaTCACTCATCAGAGCAGGAAGCTTGTGTTGCTTTTAGGGAGCCCCAACATAATTCCTGTGACCCACCTGCGCATGTAGGGGTCGGGTTGCTCCATTGTCCCGAGGCCAGACAGGTGACTGTGTCCTCTCTGGTCAGGTGGTAGCCTTCCTGGCAGGTGAAGTTACAGCGCGAGCCAAAGGAGAAAGGCTCCGGAGCATCCAGATTCACACAGGTCACGTTGCCCGTGGCAGGAAAGGAAATGGGGGAGCACTTTTTAACTGTGGTGGGATAAGAGATACGAATCACAGTTAGTCCACTCAATTGAAGTCAATGTCCCTATGATACACGTCCATTATGACTCCACCTTTATAAACATGCCATGAgcatgggggtggggggatttgAATAACCACGCTGACATAATTTACAGCCAAGGGAAACTGTATCCGCCTACCACACATTCAATGACAATGTTTGTTTCAGAATGCAGACAAATGAGTGTGAAGTAAAGTGATGACAGGTGTGACCTGAACATAATCTGCTGTGCAGTATGGACAGGACGTGACTTCACATTGAGGCCATGCTAAGTATTAGAAAAAGCAGtccattttgcaaaaaaaaaaggaagttacATGAATAGTGTCAGTTGTAGAGAAATTCACAAAAGATACTCGGATAGAAAATACAATTACTAAAATCAAAAGTCCAAATGTCTCTAGAGACATTGGGTTTAATTTGACATTCAAAGATAATGACAGTCACTTTACTTGTACATGCGTGGACACTGGCCGTCCACTGGCCGATGAGGTCACAGCGTATCTGGTCAGGCCCGCTGTGCTCGTAGCCCTCATCACACCTGACCCCACAGGTGGAGTTGTAGCTGTAAGGGGCGATGGGGTGGCTGCAGTTCAGACTACCTGCACCGACGCTGGTGGGGTTCAGAACTGGACACCGTTCGACTAAGATAAGGGCAGTGAGAAACATTTTTCCTTGTAACTTTAAACAGGtgaaataacaaatatttttggCATTGCTGAGATCCAGTACCTCGACACAGAGGGGCGGGGTGGTTCCACCGTCCGCTGGCTTGGCATCGGAGTCGTGACACGCCGACCAACTGAAAGCCGAGTTCACAGTGGAAACGGCAGGAAGAGTTGAAACGATTGGACCCGTGGGGATGGAAACAGTTGTGAGAACCTCGTTCTGGATCCAGCAAGGGTGGGCATGCGATTgctgaagaacaaaaaaaaggaaacataaagatcggtatattatttaattttttttggcTTAAGGGGAGACACCTCAGGTGAATAGGGCAAACAGATATTAGTTCATTCGTAatatatcaccatgaaacttcctgTTGATAACTAGCAAATTAGGCATTCTTTTATCAAACTTGTGCGAATCTGCATACAACAACAtgaaatctgaacattggatgGAGCTTTGCAAAGATGTTGCCATAGATTTAGGAACacaatgttaaataaatcaGGCAATGAATAATATGTCTACAAAATCCTTAGTAAAAAAcctacaaaaatgtaaatgggaATGTAAGTGCTACTTAAGTGGAGATTTCCAGTAATAAAAATCACTTTGAGGAAACTGCCTTTATACATATGCATTGTAAACCTCCTACAGGAGAATAGGGTACACCTTGTTTCAGTTGACTactttaataacaacaatgtttttatttattattgtgatgCATTATCTAATGCTTACTTTTGGTGAATGTTGGAGATatctacagatgcaaatagaCAAAGTGTAGTAAAATGAACACcttaatgtgtattttggatgttttctttccactaatATAATAAAAGACACATTCTGGAAGCAAAATAGCCCAACAACTCACAATTGACCAACGCAagacaaaacaatgtttttgtctttatgtCTCCCCTTAAATAcattaagaaaaaaagtttgCTCACCCTCTTCGCACCGTGGCCCCAGGAAACCAGGATGGCACCGGCAGGCATAGTTTCCAATGGTCTCCACACAGTCTGCATTGGTACTGCAGGAGTCCTTTGTACACGAgtctaacatacacacacacacagggtgctATAATATGCTATAATAAGTCTACAGGAGTCAGTAAATGTGTACATCTAGTATAATACGGGGTGTTTTACCAGTGTAGCAGATggttcccttcttctttttacagCTCTCATTGTTCCACTTGGCcgtgtctttctccctcttaaTGTAAATCTCCACACAGTCCTGAGCTTCTATGTTATCTGGCTCCTCCGACGCCCAATTCTGAGCATCTTTGGGCACCCTCTCATGG from Cyclopterus lumpus isolate fCycLum1 chromosome 4, fCycLum1.pri, whole genome shotgun sequence includes the following:
- the selp gene encoding P-selectin isoform X2 gives rise to the protein MIVSKMFQEPVETRQSLRRMLLIVAFIAFVQDLSSEGGAQAWTYNHSTTPNRRWLEAREWCLKHFTDMVPIRSREENDFMNTVLPFNRGYYWIGIGKEGEKWVWKETHERVPKDAQNWASEEPDNIEAQDCVEIYIKREKDTAKWNNESCKKKKGTICYTDSCTKDSCSTNADCVETIGNYACRCHPGFLGPRCEEAIACPPLLDPERGSHNCFHPHGSNRFNSSCRFHCELGFQLVGVSRLRCQASGRWNHPAPLCRVERCPVLNPTSVGAGSLNCSHPIAPYSYNSTCGVRCDEGYEHSGPDQIRCDLIGQWTASVHACTIKKCSPISFPATGNVTCVNLDAPEPFSFGSRCNFTCQEGYHLTREDTVTCLASGQWSNPTPTCAVVQCSSLKAPPHASMQCHDPLGKYSYGSICTWQCEEGFDLIGTNVTTCSSQGNWSCALPVCLAKRCDPIDPPHGSLNCSDPNGSFSFGSVCTAACDEGFLPNGTAGPECTSLGTWSADLPHCLAKTCPTLSSSSHGSLGCSDPHGEFSFGSRCTSACEEGFLMNGTADTECTSLGTWSAHIPHCLAKRCPAVSSPSHGSLGCSDPHGEFSFGSRCTSACEEGFLMNGTADTECTSLGTWSADLPHCLAKTCPTLSPSSHGSLGCSDPHGEFSFGSRCTSACEEGFLMNGTADTECTSLGTWSAHIPHCLAKRCPAVSSPSHGSLGCSDPHGEFSFGSRCTSACEEGFLMNGTADTECTSVGMWSRGIPHCLAQPCPLLAKAPQHGRINCSHPYASFSYDSHCDFECNEGFRRRGTPTLTCNNSGHWSQDLPTCQPVQCEAIRALPLSLSMNCSHPLGNFSFRSQCLFSCEEGFSLNGTEVLLCSSSGFWNDSRPNCTGILVQRAALLLSVGIGALVAVPLVLLGLALIIMRFKRRGKTNMSDAPAWGDRENPAFDFET
- the selp gene encoding P-selectin isoform X4, giving the protein MIVSKNLFIFQMFQEPVETRQSLRRMLLIVAFIAFVQDLSSEGGAQAWTYNHSTTPNRRWLEAREWCLKHFTDMVPIRSREENDFMNTVLPFNRGYYWIGIGKEGEKWVWKETHERVPKDAQNWASEEPDNIEAQDCVEIYIKREKDTAKWNNESCKKKKGTICYTDSCTKDSCSTNADCVETIGNYACRCHPGFLGPRCEEAIACPPLLDPERGSHNCFHPHGSNRFNSSCRFHCELGFQLVGVSRLRCQASGRWNHPAPLCRVERCPVLNPTSVGAGSLNCSHPIAPYSYNSTCGVRCDEGYEHSGPDQIRCDLIGQWTASVHACTIKKCSPISFPATGNVTCVNLDAPEPFSFGSRCNFTCQEGYHLTREDTVTCLASGQWSNPTPTCAVVQCSSLKAPPHASMQCHDPLGKYSYGSICTWQCEEGFDLIGTNVTTCSSQGNWSCALPVCLAKRCDPIDPPHGSLNCSDPNGSFSFGSVCTAACDEGFLPNGTAGPECTSLGTWSADLPHCLAKTCPTLSSSSHGSLGCSDPHGEFSFGSRCTSACEEGFLMNGTADTECTSLGTWSADLPHCLAKTCPTLSPSSHGSLGCSDPHGEFSFGSRCTSACEEGFLMNGTADTECTSLGTWSAHIPHCLAKRCPAVSSPSHGSLGCSDPHGEFSFGSRCTSACEEGFLMNGTADTECTSVGMWSRGIPHCLAQPCPLLAKAPQHGRINCSHPYASFSYDSHCDFECNEGFRRRGTPTLTCNNSGHWSQDLPTCQPVQCEAIRALPLSLSMNCSHPLGNFSFRSQCLFSCEEGFSLNGTEVLLCSSSGFWNDSRPNCTGILVQRAALLLSVGIGALVAVPLVLLGLALIIMRFKRRGKTNMSDAPAWGDRENPAFDFET
- the selp gene encoding P-selectin isoform X1 translates to MIVSKNLFIFQMFQEPVETRQSLRRMLLIVAFIAFVQDLSSEGGAQAWTYNHSTTPNRRWLEAREWCLKHFTDMVPIRSREENDFMNTVLPFNRGYYWIGIGKEGEKWVWKETHERVPKDAQNWASEEPDNIEAQDCVEIYIKREKDTAKWNNESCKKKKGTICYTDSCTKDSCSTNADCVETIGNYACRCHPGFLGPRCEEAIACPPLLDPERGSHNCFHPHGSNRFNSSCRFHCELGFQLVGVSRLRCQASGRWNHPAPLCRVERCPVLNPTSVGAGSLNCSHPIAPYSYNSTCGVRCDEGYEHSGPDQIRCDLIGQWTASVHACTIKKCSPISFPATGNVTCVNLDAPEPFSFGSRCNFTCQEGYHLTREDTVTCLASGQWSNPTPTCAVVQCSSLKAPPHASMQCHDPLGKYSYGSICTWQCEEGFDLIGTNVTTCSSQGNWSCALPVCLAKRCDPIDPPHGSLNCSDPNGSFSFGSVCTAACDEGFLPNGTAGPECTSLGTWSADLPHCLAKTCPTLSSSSHGSLGCSDPHGEFSFGSRCTSACEEGFLMNGTADTECTSLGTWSAHIPHCLAKRCPAVSSPSHGSLGCSDPHGEFSFGSRCTSACEEGFLMNGTADTECTSLGTWSADLPHCLAKTCPTLSPSSHGSLGCSDPHGEFSFGSRCTSACEEGFLMNGTADTECTSLGTWSAHIPHCLAKRCPAVSSPSHGSLGCSDPHGEFSFGSRCTSACEEGFLMNGTADTECTSVGMWSRGIPHCLAQPCPLLAKAPQHGRINCSHPYASFSYDSHCDFECNEGFRRRGTPTLTCNNSGHWSQDLPTCQPVQCEAIRALPLSLSMNCSHPLGNFSFRSQCLFSCEEGFSLNGTEVLLCSSSGFWNDSRPNCTGILVQRAALLLSVGIGALVAVPLVLLGLALIIMRFKRRGKTNMSDAPAWGDRENPAFDFET
- the selp gene encoding P-selectin isoform X3 codes for the protein MIVSKNLFIFQMFQEPVETRQSLRRMLLIVAFIAFVQDLSSEGGAQAWTYNHSTTPNRRWLEAREWCLKHFTDMVPIRSREENDFMNTVLPFNRGYYWIGIGKEGEKWVWKETHERVPKDAQNWASEEPDNIEAQDCVEIYIKREKDTAKWNNESCKKKKGTICYTDSCTKDSCSTNADCVETIGNYACRCHPGFLGPRCEEAIACPPLLDPERGSHNCFHPHGSNRFNSSCRFHCELGFQLVGVSRLRCQASGRWNHPAPLCRVERCPVLNPTSVGAGSLNCSHPIAPYSYNSTCGVRCDEGYEHSGPDQIRCDLIGQWTASVHACTIKKCSPISFPATGNVTCVNLDAPEPFSFGSRCNFTCQEGYHLTREDTVTCLASGQWSNPTPTCAVVQCSSLKAPPHASMQCHDPLGKYSYGSICTWQCEEGFDLIGTNVTTCSSQGNWSCALPVCLAKRCDPIDPPHGSLNCSDPNGSFSFGSVCTAACDEGFLPNGTAGPECTSLGTWSADLPHCLAKTCPTLSSSSHGSLGCSDPHGEFSFGSRCTSACEEGFLMNGTADTECTSLGTWSAHIPHCLAKRCPAVSSPSHGSLGCSDPHGEFSFGSRCTSACEEGFLMNGTADTECTSLGTWSAHIPHCLAKRCPAVSSPSHGSLGCSDPHGEFSFGSRCTSACEEGFLMNGTADTECTSVGMWSRGIPHCLAQPCPLLAKAPQHGRINCSHPYASFSYDSHCDFECNEGFRRRGTPTLTCNNSGHWSQDLPTCQPVQCEAIRALPLSLSMNCSHPLGNFSFRSQCLFSCEEGFSLNGTEVLLCSSSGFWNDSRPNCTGILVQRAALLLSVGIGALVAVPLVLLGLALIIMRFKRRGKTNMSDAPAWGDRENPAFDFET